From the genome of Alosa sapidissima isolate fAloSap1 chromosome 14, fAloSap1.pri, whole genome shotgun sequence, one region includes:
- the slc25a22b gene encoding mitochondrial glutamate carrier 1 yields the protein MLAGCGAGTCQVIVTTPMEMLKIQLQDAGRIEAHWRVIAQTRDQAALGRLEPKSPTARQLTKDLVKHKGITGLYKGLGATLLRDVPFSVIYFPLFAHLNNLGRGGTEGPAPLYVSFISGCVAGSTAAVAVNPMDGICVMMLSIVCCMRIYLYESV from the exons ATGCTGGCGGGCTGTGGAGCAGGTACCTGCCAG GTCATCGTTACCACCCCAATGGAGATGCTGAAGATTCAGCTACAGGATGCTGGTCGAATAG AGGCCCATTGGAGGGTGATTGCACAGACACGGGACCAAGCTGCTTTGGGTAGACTGGAACCGAAGTCTCCCACAGCCCGTCAGCTCACCAAAGACCTTGTGAAGCACAAAGGAATCACTGGATTGTACAAAGGCCTTGGAGCCACCTTACTAAG GgatgtgcctttctctgtcatcTACTTCCCTTTGTTTGCCCATCTGAACAATTTGGGAAGAGGTGGGACAGAAGGACCTGCCCCACTTTATGTCTCCTTCATCTCCGGCTGCGTTGCAGGCAGCACTGCTGCTGTGGCTGTCAACCCTATGGATGGTATCTGTGTCATGATGCTCTCTATTGTGTGTTGTATGAGAATCTATCTGTATGAGTCTGTATGA